Within the Leptospira stimsonii genome, the region AAATCCGATTGCGCTCTCGATTTATCATAACCGCCGCTAAGTATTAGAGTATTCTTAAATTCTTTTCTAATTTTTTGTATCACGCTTTGGGGCACTTCAGGCGCACCCATAGCACTATGATTTACGATATGAACGTAAACGAGTCCGATAGAATTCAACTCTTTAGAAAGAATTTCATATTGTTCTTCGACTCCGTCGAAGGCGCCGGTATCATTAAAGACCCCGTACGGAGATAATCGGATTCCAACTTTTTCTTTTCCGATTGCATCGACAACAGCGCGAGCCACTTCGACAACGAAACGGTTTCGATTTTCGTTTGATCCGCCGTAAGAATCAGTTCTATGATTCGAGTTTGCGTTTAAGAATTGTTCCAAAAGATATCCGTTCGCGGCGTGAAGTTCGACACCGTCAAAACCGGCTTCGACCGCATTCTTTGCCGCTTGTGCAAACTCAGAGATTGCGTGTTTGATATCGTTTGAATTCATTTCGCGAGGCACTGTGTAAGGCTGTTGCCCTTTTGTGTCCGTCCAAATCTCGCCTTTGAGTTGAATCGGGGATGGAGCAATTACCTCTGCTCCTTCTGGAAGATTGACCGTACTCCCGGCTCGTCCGGTGTGCATCAGCTGGACAAAAATTTTAGCGCCTTTTTCGTGAGCCGCTTTTGTAACCAGCTTCCAGCCTTCGACTTGTTCCTTGCTAAAAATTCCGGGAATTCGGCTATAACCCAAACCATTCGCGGAAGGAGAAGTTCCCTCCGTTACGATCAAGCCTGCACTTCCTCTCTGGGAATAATAGTCAGCCATGATGGAATTAGGGATATTGTTGATCGCTCTGGATCTTGTCATCGGCGCCATTACGATCCGATTTTGAAGGGTAAGGTTTCCGAGTTTTGCGGATCCAAAGAGATCCACAGCCTGTTTCGATTCTACGTTCATCTTTATTTTTTACTCCGAAAGTTTAAGGTTTCCATTTCCTCTTTAGACTTCCTGTAACAAGAATGGTTACATCTTTTTCTTTTTAGGACCCTTTTTATAACCTGCTACTCTGAAGATCTGGCGGAATTCTTGGGACGAAAGGAACCCGAAACGGTGAACTTAAATAACAGTCGAAGGCGGATCTTTCAGTGAATCAAACGACTTACAAAGCGGAACGCAAGCTTCAATATCGATTTTTATTTTTGATCAAGACGGCCACCAAAAAAGATCGGATCTTCCACAAATTAATTTATGTATTT harbors:
- a CDS encoding alkene reductase, which codes for MNVESKQAVDLFGSAKLGNLTLQNRIVMAPMTRSRAINNIPNSIMADYYSQRGSAGLIVTEGTSPSANGLGYSRIPGIFSKEQVEGWKLVTKAAHEKGAKIFVQLMHTGRAGSTVNLPEGAEVIAPSPIQLKGEIWTDTKGQQPYTVPREMNSNDIKHAISEFAQAAKNAVEAGFDGVELHAANGYLLEQFLNANSNHRTDSYGGSNENRNRFVVEVARAVVDAIGKEKVGIRLSPYGVFNDTGAFDGVEEQYEILSKELNSIGLVYVHIVNHSAMGAPEVPQSVIQKIRKEFKNTLILSGGYDKSRAQSDLEEGKCELIAFGRPFIANPDFVIRLKKDKTIVDADQSTFYTPGAKGYSDYPSLN